The Macaca fascicularis isolate 582-1 chromosome 11, T2T-MFA8v1.1 genome includes a region encoding these proteins:
- the HMGA2 gene encoding high mobility group protein HMGI-C isoform X3, translating to MSARGEGAGQPSTSAQGQPAAPAPQKRGRGRPRKQQQEPTGEPSPKRPRGRPKGSKNKSPSKAAQKKAEATGEKRPRGRPRKWGEFYIAA from the exons ATGAGCGCACGCGGTGAGGGCGCGGGGCAGCCGTCCACTTCAGCCCAGGGACAACCTGCCGCCCCGGCGCCTCAGAAGAGAGGACGCGGCCGCCCCAGGAAGCAGCAGCAA GAGCCAACCGGTGAGCCCTCTCCTAAGAGACCCAGGGGAAGACCTAAAGGCAGCAAAAACAAGAGTCCCTCTAAAGCAGCTCAAAAG AAAGCAGAAGCCACTGGAGAAAAACGGCCAAGAGGCAGACCTAGGAAATGG GGGGAGTTTTACATTGCAGCTTAG